The stretch of DNA cttaattgAGGAATACTAAACAAGTAAAGTATATACAaattatatcaaacaaacctttaacgaagtggtcACTGCACACTGGTGCTTTCTTcgaactctgctcccttggattgGAGTGTGTGACACTTTTCTCATTGTCTTTTCATTAAATCTTGCACTCTTGTTTACAAGCAATTCATAAGTGACATCTCACCCTGATCCCCACAGTCTCCAGACAAGCAGCGGGCGCTGGAGGAGACCAAGAACTACACCACCCAGTCCCTGGCCAGCGTGGCATACCTGATCAACACACTGGCTAATAATGTCCTGCAGATGCTGGACATCCAGGCGTCGCAGCTACGCCGCATGGAGTCTTCTATCAACCACATTTCCCAGGTGGGCGCTTGAATTGCACAACAGGGACGGGACTCCAGCCACTTCACAAGGGTCTATTAGTCTCTGAAAAGTTAAGAAGATGTGTTGATCTCCTTAGACGGTGGACATTCATAAAGAAAAAGTGGCCAGACGGGAGATAGGTATCCTCACAACAAACAAGAACACGTCACGCACACACAAGATCATCGCCCCTGCCAATCCAGAGAGGCCTGTACGCTATATCCGCAAGCCCGTTGACTACAGCATGCTGGATGACATGGGCCACGGAGTCAAGGTAAGAACCCCTGCTGCCTGCCAGCTCCCAAGGGATTAACTTGTTTGTTcggctaaattaaatacaaataatcatTCACAATCTGCAATGATAACTGAAGAAGGGAAACtatttaattacaaacaaactatatatatgtatgtgtgtatatatatatatatatatatatatatatatatatatatatatatatatatatatatatatatatataccattgtATTCTTTTCAAAACACTATCTATTTGGGATAACATTTTTTAAGGATTACTGTATGATGAATTGTCAACACTAAACTAAAGGAAGCATCATTTCACCTGTTTAATGTGAAGTGGGTTATATTTATGCAGCGCTTTTTCgctgactcaaagcgcttcataatcaggaacccattatctacatttaagcTACATGTACACCATTGTGTGTAGCTCTGGGAGCAAGGTGGGAAGTGTCTTGCCTAggaacacaacagcagtgactaagaTGACGGAGGTTagattcgaaccaggaaccctcaagtttctggctggCCGCTGTACCATCTAAGCCACACCGTCCCATTTTATTTGATATAAACgacaatattttatttatatatatatatgtatatatatatgtatgtatatatatatatatatatatatatatatatatatatatatatatatatatatatatatatatacacactaccgttcaaaagtttggggtcacattgaaatgtccttatttttgaaggaaaagcactgtacttttcaatgaagataactttaaactagtcttaacttgaaagaaatacactctatacattgctaatgtggtaaatgactattctagctgcaaatgtctggtttttggtgcaatatctacataggtgtatagaggcccatttccagcaactatcactccagtgttctaatggtacaatgtgtttgctcattggctcagaaggctaattgatgattagaaaacccttgtgcaatcatgttcacacatctgaaaacactttagctcgttacagaagctacaaaactgaccttcctttgagcagattgagtttctggagcatcacatttgtggggtcaattaaacgctcaaaatggccagaaaaagagaactttcatctgaaactcgacagtctattcttgttcttagaaatgaaggctattccacaaaattgtttgggtgacccaaaacttttgaacggttgtttgtgtgtgtatatatatatatatatatatatatatatatatatatatatatatatatatatatatatatatatatatatatatatatatatatatatatagtataccggtattagtatagtactgcgatactaactACCGGtcacgcgtcgtcgtcacgtcgtgtcattgctggttttacgagcagaggagcatgctcggtagcgcgcacacacagagtacttacaagcagacacagtgtgtagacagaaaagggagaacggatgcaatttgccttaaaaactaacaataagggcgaagttataacactgaaacaccctcaggaagaggtgctttaagacatggctagctagctagcggctaacgctaGCTAGATagctagctacttctaaatcactaatctttgtctccatggcgacaaataaagtacgttccttacaagtatcatccctgcaggacgaggaatagctaaacatgtttcactacacaccgtagctcaccggcatcaaaatgtaaacaaacgccactggtggatctacacctgacatccactgtaatgatatcaagtacaggcacgtatctagtcgatactactatgattacgtcaatacttTTTGGCATCGCAACatcttcgttttttttaaatgtatattatgtttataaagtcaggaaatatgtccctggacacatgaggactttgaatatgaccaatgtatgatcctgtaactacttggtatcggattgatacccaaatgtgtggtatcatccaaaactaatgtaaagtatcaaagaagagaagaataagtgattattacattttaacagaagtgtagatagaacatgttaaaagaaaaagtaagcagatattaacagtaaatgaacaagtagattaataattaattttctaccccttgtccttaataatgtgtagaaaataataggtgtataaatgacacaatatgttactgcatatgtcagcagactaattaggagtctttgtttgtttacttactactaaaagacaagttgtctagtatgttgactattttatttaaggactttactgcaataagaaacatatatttaatgtaccctaagattttttgttaaaataaagccaataatgaaatttttttgtggtcctctttatattttagtaccggtaccaaaatattggtatcgtgacaatactaatatatatatatatatatatatttgtcaaaTTACCCATTGAATTCTAATTGTTCTGATTTCCATGCGAAAAGCTTTGATAACATTATTAGCTTTGGGAAATCCTTCATTGTTAAATCTTACTAATTAATGTTTCGAGCTGCGAGTGACTGCTTGATTGTTGTTGTTGATCTAGCACATCCTCTCTAGTTctgtctgttttttgttttttttgggagaAGATGATGTCACAGCACATTTTGATGAGGCTTCTGTTAGGAATTTACACAACTTGTAACTCTTGACTTACTGTTTTCTTCTGTTCTATTGCACACTAATCTGCTGATTTCTTCTCTTTTTCCTCTCTCTGCTTGCCTTTATTTATTCTTTGTAATCAACTGAAGTGGTTGCAAAGATTTAAGGTAAGCTTTTGAAAGCTAGCCCCCTCACAAGGAAGGTGTTTTGATTTCTgaaaacattttagtttttgTGGATTGCtgtgaaagtgtttttttttctttttgtttttttgaaggaGGAGTTTGACATTTTGCTAAATTACGCATATTAGACTTGGGATTCAGCCAAAATCAAATTTGTTTGCCATGCTAAAAGGATTTTAAATGTCCAACTAATCCTTTGAACAGTGTTTCATAGTACTTGTTTGTTCTCCTGCTATCAAATATCTCAATTTCATAACACTTGTCTTTCCCTGTAGGCCAGTTCTCAGAGCATGAAAGCTGGAGGAGGCGGACTTCCTCGCACAAACCCCCCTACACAAAAGCCCCCCAGCCCACCTGTGAGCGGGAAAGGGACCCTTGGGTATGTAACCTGTTTTTCTTCAGCTACCGGTAAATGGGTTTTTTTCGTATTCGCAGCAGGAGTGTGGCCCACCTGACTTGAAACACACAGCAGAGGAGTGTATTTTGCCATGCTAATTAAGCCAAACCTTTAAAATCTGCAGGTTTTCACTAGAGGTGGGAGTCTTTGGTCACTTCACgcttcgattacgattcaggagctacgatgcGATTAAAAATCGATGAATTCATTTGTGTATTGATGCAGTTATACGtttattttcgtttcactaaattaGCGTTTATCACtcgcaactttaaaaaaacaattaatttggaataagaaacagttaaattaattcccatgtgtttaaattattgaaaatgtgtgcaaaactggaccataagtgtCCAATAGCAAAAGGGCTGGTTGGATCTTTCGGCGAGGtgtctcgctgcagtcagccatattttagaactgtctgcattgctttatttacaataaatatatcgattattgatgtttactaGTTGATTCTATTATCGTCCATGTCTAAATTGAGATGCAACTAAAAAATCGATTATTATTTTTTCGTTTTAtacaacctttatttaaccagataagaaacccattgagatcaagatctctttcacaagggtgacctggccaagaggtcaacagcacatgtcacagagcagtttcagaaaagtaatacattgagacatacattttaaaatacataaaagacaactgtaaaacaataaagatttacaccttttcaaaacacaggcactgtgcaaaagtctcttgctgtttgtccctcaggatagAACgtaaggctccaaatggaagtagttcagaTAGTTTCAGTtttgtctgcaatgcattccatgccataggggcagcaatgccaaaagctcttttgccaaattcagtccgtacatggggaacagttaaaacatacaaattgttagaacgtgaTGCATAACagctgttttttctttgtaacaaagtacacaagtatggaggtattaaacctaaaagagccttataaatgatagtcagccaatgtgtgtatctgcgtgcactcaatgaagataagtctgacttcatatacagttgacagtggtgggtgagactacgacagccagtaacaaatcttagtgctgactgaaaaacagtgtccaaggactggaggcattaagatgaagcactaaaataaagcacgtctccataatcaattacgggCAAGATAgtcgctgtcaccaatttctttctgactttaagagagaagcagtttttatattTGTAGTGTGTCTGTTTAACTGTTGAATGTGTCTCTAATCCCAGGGGCTGTTGGCTTGTGCAACTGAACAACACTGTGTTCACTCTGGTGACCTTCCTCAGCACAAGCGCTGTttttgtccgtgtgtgtgtgtggttttatTTTACCTTACAATTTGTATGGTGGATTTGGACGTCACTTTTAGGGGTGTGACGAAATCTTGTGTGACTTTGTGAGACTAAAAGGTGACAATATTTGTCATTTAGAGAAAAGCTTTTTCAAGGGACACGGTCAGTTTTTTGCTTCTCCAATAGTCAAAAGCCTGTTCCTGCGCAAGGGATTGGAACCGCTCATTAGGTGTGTCGCGCAAACACCAAACAGAGCTAGTCCCTGCGTTTCCCGCCTTGCCCGTGCTCGTGGCACGGCTCGCACAGCCACTTCATTTGAGTTCCTCAACCAATGCGCCTTGTGTGTCCAAGCAGGCTAAACTGTCAATCATGGACGCAAAGACGTAACAGAAAAGCACACTGGATTGCTTCCTCTGACAGTCAGCAGCCCAGAGTTAAAACTAAACAACGGAATCATTGATACACTTGACAGCTGCAATATCAAATATGCAGAAAACTCCTGTGAAGCGCCTTTAAATTGACATTGAATTATATTTACTTTaacatttagagcaggggtcaccaacgcggtgcccgcgggcaccaggtagcccgtaaggaccagatgagtcgcccgctggcctgttctaaaaatagctcaaatagcagcacttaccagtgagctgcctctattttttaaattttatttacttactagcaagctggtctcgctttgctggacatgtttaattctaagaaagacaaaactcaaatagaatttgaaaatccaacaaaatattttaaagacttggtcttcacttgtttaaataaattcatttatgtttttactttgcttcttaagactttcagaaagacaattttagagaaaaaatacaaccttaaaaatgattttaggatttttaaacacatatacctttttaccttttaaattccttcctcttctttcctgacaatttaaatcaatgttcaagtaaatttatttgttttattgtaaagaataataaatacattttaatttaattcttcattttagcttctgttttttcaacaaagaatatttgtgaaatatttcttcaaacttactatgattaaaattcaaaaaacataTTCTGGcaattctagaaaatctgtagaatcaaatttaaatcttatttcaaagtcttttgaatttcttttaaaatgtttgttctggaaaatctagaagaaatactgatttgtcttttttagaaataccggtatagcttggtccaatttgttatatattctaacaaagcgcagattggattttaatctattcaaaacatgtcatcaaaattctaaaattaatcttaatcaggaaaaaatactaatgatgttccataaattattttttttattttttcaaaaagattcgaattagctagtttttctcttctttttttccgttgaattttgaattttaaagagtcgaaattgaagataaactatgtttcaaaatttaattttcatttttttcgtgttttctcttttataaaaatgttagtggctagctagttaaaatgggatattgtgatttcacaagactgtcttagaagtgatcatttgaaaatgttcaatttgaaaaatgtgcacttagagaaaatataaaaataaagtgttgcatattgatatttatctgtttctatatatatttgttgtgagaaatcattaagatgatcagtgtttccacaaagataaatataattaattattaataataacatagagttaaaggtaaattgagcaaattggctatttctggcaatttatttaagtgtgtatcaaactggtagcccttcgcattaatcagtacccaagaagtagctcttggtttcaaaaaggttggtgacccctgatttagagtatCTCTTGTTTTTTGGTTCTCGTTAACCCGATATCGCGTATCGTCACACCCCTAGTCACCGTGTCCCGTCCCCCTAGTGACTTTCCCAGCTGtggtgtttgtgtatgtgttctCTGCAAGCAGCATGTAATCACAGCTACACCTCCATAATGGATCCCCTCTCACAGTCTTTGGCTAAAGACTGTCATCTTATTTTTAGttacatttttttcaacttgCTCTTAGTTTTGTTTGACCCAGCTTGCCCCCACTTGGCTGCCTCATGTTTCTCACAGCACCATTTTGCCATGACAACCATGCTCAACCTTGGTGATCGGTTGTCTTGTACATGCTAGCACATGAAGCCCAGGTCTAGTGTCTATTAAGTTTTGTCCCACTTAAAATATCAAGGTTAGCCACCGTATGTTTGTTTTTGAGGGTTTTTTTCTGTGCTGTGTAGACTCGAAAATTATGTTTTCAATATCATTGAAATAAGTGGTGGATTGCACCAGTGTAGACCAGCTGCAGTCCAGTAATGCTTTTTCTATGGCAATTTCCAGAGCCTTCTTCTAATTGAAGAAAGGCTTTCAGTTGATGAGAAGTCTGTTGGCACCATCTGCTGGATTGTGTGCATAAATCTCTACACATCGACTTATGAGATGTCTTTTTCGGCTATTTTCTCCTTCGGAAAGGCTATACTTAGTGTTTATGTGTCTTTTTAGCTGATCGGCATCATTAGCATCGGAGTGAATAGCTTTAGCCTAAATGTGTTCCAGGCAGGAGAGTCCTGCATTGGCTTCGCCTGGCTGTCGCCTGGCTGTCGCCACCTGTGGATTCGCCCGAGCCAGCCCCAAcattccacctttttttttttttaagtttgcactTGTTTGTTTCCTGCTCTCCCCCTTCCCTTCTCCTACAATTCTCTGTGGATGCCCCCTCCCCTCAACTCCTGACCCTCTCACAGGCGGCACTCACCATATAGGACACTTGAACCGGTGCGTCCTCCTGTTGTCCCTAACGACTACGTCTCAAGCCCGACGCGCAACATGGCGCATCCCCTGCAGAGCCCAGCACGCAATGCATCTGTTAATCAGAGGAACCGCACGTACAGGTACCCCTCTCCTTCCCAGCATGCCTCACTTATACTCCTGAACAAAACCCTTAGGCCGGGGTAATCTACAAGTCATCACATTTTGTGCTGGTGAACTTTTATTAGATTGTAAACAGAGCATCAAAATGCAAAAAGTAAGAAACAGGAGGAGAGAAAAAAGAAACTACTATGCACTTTATTGAAAACTTCATTTAAAGTAAGCAGATAAATGTATATGACCATCATCTTAAAACAAATCCAAGTCTTGTCCTGTTCTGTAAAACATCCACACTGTCATGACTtcctgattaccgtatttttcggagtataagtcgctccggggtataagtcgcaccggccgaaaatgcataataaagaaggaaaaaaacatatataagtcgcactggagtataagtcgcattttttgggaaaatttatttgataaaagccaacaccaagaatagacatttgaaaggcaatttcaaataaataaagaatagtgaactacaggctgaataagtgtacgttatatgaggcataaataaccaactgagaacgtgcctggtatgttaacgtaacatattatggtaagagtcattcaaataactataacatatagaacatgctatacgtttaccaaacaatctgtcactccgaatcgctaaatcccatgaaatcttatacgtctagtctcttacgtgaatgagattaatattatttgatattttacgctaatgtgttaatcatttcacacataagtcgctcctgagtataagtcgcacccccggccaaactatgaaaaaaactgagacttatagtctgaaaaatacggtactaggcAACAAAGATTGGTATTTTGCACAAGCAAGACCCCTTGCTGCCGTGGTTGGACACAGTAAGACAGTGACTTTTAATTTTTACCGGACAACAAATGGCTCCTGCTTAGCTGTGAAACCGGTTGATCCCCCACCCAAATCAAGGCCCTCAGCTGACTGCAGCCCAATAACCTAACATAAGATGACATCTACGAGCGTAGGGTTTCAAGATGGAGCTTCACTTGTGCAGTCATGTTGCAGAAAGCATCTGTCTTGCCTGAGggccccacactgcaaaaagtctgtgttcaaaaacaaggaaaaaaataaaaaattaggagtattttatttgaactaagcaaaattatctgccaatagaacaagaaaatccggcttgtcaagactttccaaaacaagtaaaattagctaacctcaatgaacccaaaaataccttaaaataagtatattctcactatcaacaagtgcacttttcttggtagaaaaaaatgagTCCTTTTTTGCtcgatatgttgaaaaatattcttaaatcaatgcgctcggcatcatgattttttttttcatgcttgaagtaagaaattattacttttaaaaaaagtagttttatacttgtgagtgttgatgacacagctttgcaacagttgatattctagtttcaagcatgttttactcaatataggtcatcaaatctcagcaacaagctgtaatatcttactgagatcatttaggaccaaaacccttaaaacaagtaaaagactctaacataaaatctgcttagtgagaagaattatcttatcagacagaaactaagcaaatatcacccttatttgagatatttcatcttacttaggttTGATCTTTTGCAGTGCAGTCTGTTTTGATATATTTTCTTTCTATCCTGTTTGTAATGCCAAACATGTTTTAGTATGTTAAACAATGTCCTCAGACTAGACTAAGCTGACGATGACAGAGAAGTGACCTTGTTTATCGCACGTCGATATATACAAGGCTCTGGACAGATAACGGTGATGATGTCAAAAACCAGTTCCCTACCAACACAATATCCTTGAGCTTTTTGGAACTGTTTGGACTGCGTATGTGTTTGATGGCCTTTTATCTAGTTTTATGACCTTGTTTAAGCCACACTAACATTCGATACTGGCGTCTCTCAGCAGGAAAACGCTGCACAATCTTTACATAGCAAGCCGAAATCTGGTGCACAACCTGTAGCTCTATAAAGCCTTTGCCGTCCTGACAGTGTGAATGTGACAAATGATCTTAAACTTGTGATCACCTGAAGCCCAGATGTCGACTCTGCATCATTTTTTTCCTGCTCGTGGTTTTTTTGTTCACATTTTGATGCTCTACTTACCATCTGGTATAAAGAGTTTTGTTCAAGAGTGTAGGTCTACAACGCAGCTATTGTTCCTCTACCTCCTCCCCTTTCGTCTTCTATCTTGCACTTAAACTTGACCTGCCACTGAACAATCCTTATTTGGAGTTATCACTTAACTGTCTCCTATTAATTCCTAACCCGGTGAATGCCCAGACTGGTACAGTCTACACAGAAATAAGGGCCATGGAAGACACTAGTAATGTTGATCATAGTCGCCGTAATAACTTGTCCCACTGGACAAAACTACTATCATCAAAGTTTGTCCATATGTTCCACCTAATACAGAACAGATTCCAAACCAGCCATCGCTTTTGAATATTTTGAGAGCCAAAACGGATCAGGTAGCTTATATGCTGCTTAGCGTCCATCCTCTTCATCTCACTTCACCTCTGCTTCCTGCCCATCATGTATTGTCTGTGTATGGTCGCCTTGCCATGTGTCTTTGTCAGGGGGCTCTGTATCATTTCAGAACTACAACAGCCGACACACAATGCTGAAAAGATGGCAGCACATTCAGTGTGTTTCTCTGAGATGTTTGGTGTGGAACCTAGTAATGCACCAAAAAGACAAACTGACACTGCTTCAATGAGTCAAGCAGAAGTTGGACTGTGGCGGGTGGGAGGGTGAATGTTACGCATGTACGTGCTGACCTGTTTGCTAACCCACCATCAGCAGTGGCAGCAGCGGAGGCAGCCATCCTAGCAGCAGTCGCAGCAGCAGCCGGGAGAACAGTGGCAGCGGCAGCGTGGGAGTGCCGATAGCTGTGCCCACCCCAGCCCCGCCTACCGCCTTTCCAGGTACTACTGATGTTTGTTTCTAAACGTTATGCTTCTGCTCACTCTTGGTACTAAAAGGTAGAACAGCTGCGAATGATCCCGGAGTATTGTAGAACTTTCCCCCTCTCCCtcacttttcttttctcctcttctTTCTTTCCCTCGCCTTTTTCCCCACACTCCCTCAGCCCCTCCTGCCCCATCCAACACACCTAAGCAAACACCCGACGCGACCCCCATGCCCCTTGTTTGTGACGGCCCCCATCAGGCCTCTAACTCGCCTGTTGAGATCCCGCATgtacccccaccccctccccagcTCCCCAATTCTACAGCCCCCACTGGCACAGGAACCGCCCCTTGTGGCAACCCTGCACAATGTGAGTAAGTCGAGAAAAACCCAGCCACTCATCTGCTCATCTCGGACTGGTTTTGTGCTCCATATGCAGACATGTGAGCTCCACATTTGACCagaatgttcatgtttttatttgtagAAGCTGTGTGGAATATTGCATGCATGGATAATGGCGCCACTGTCGCCATAATCCTACTGCTTATTTTCATCCTTCAGTTATTGTCACCTGTTTTGTCATTAGGGGTGGGCGATACTGCAAATTCTAGTATCAATGCGATACTAAGCCAACATTGCCAATACCAATTATTTTGTACTCAGCCGTTTACGTTTTGAGGTACAAACGCGCACtctaaaattaagaaaaaacacaattttgGTTCCTAAATGCAAGACTGgctctaagggtgtaacggtacacaaaaatttcggttcggtacatacctc from Entelurus aequoreus isolate RoL-2023_Sb linkage group LG01, RoL_Eaeq_v1.1, whole genome shotgun sequence encodes:
- the LOC133646589 gene encoding abl interactor 2-like isoform X3, which codes for MAELQMLLEEEIPAGRSALLDSFTNLERVAEYCENNYVQSPDKQRALEETKNYTTQSLASVAYLINTLANNVLQMLDIQASQLRRMESSINHISQTVDIHKEKVARREIGILTTNKNTSRTHKIIAPANPERPVRYIRKPVDYSMLDDMGHGVKASSQSMKAGGGGLPRTNPPTQKPPSPPVSGKGTLGRHSPYRTLEPVRPPVVPNDYVSSPTRNMAHPLQSPARNASVNQRNRTYSSGSSGGSHPSSSRSSSRENSGSGSVGVPIAVPTPAPPTAFPAPPAPSNTPKQTPDATPMPLVCDGPHQASNSPVEIPHVPPPPPQLPNSTAPTGTGTAPCGNPAQCAPQFYSMNRTVQPPQNAHVGGSLPYRRPSSVTGQPNMAPNQNQLNGGPHFAQNQGPLAPPPPSMQITPQLPLMGFVARVQETISDVPPPPPLADEPVFEEPTPPPPPPEDYEDDEDEEEESAVVEYSDPYAEEDPPWAPHTYQEKVVAIYDYCRDKEDELSFQEGAIIYVIKKNDDGWYEGVMNGTTGLFPGNYVESIMHYAD
- the LOC133646589 gene encoding abl interactor 2-like isoform X5, with protein sequence MAELQMLLEEEIPAGRSALLDSFTNLERVAEYCENNYVQSPDKQRALEETKNYTTQSLASVAYLINTLANNVLQMLDIQASQLRRMESSINHISQTVDIHKEKVARREIGILTTNKNTSRTHKIIAPANPERPVRYIRKPVDYSMLDDMGHGVKWLQRFKASSQSMKAGGGGLPRTNPPTQKPPSPPVSGKGTLGRHSPYRTLEPVRPPVVPNDYVSSPTRNMAHPLQSPARNASVNQRNRTYSSGSSGGSHPSSSRSSSRENSGSGSVGVPIAVPTPAPPTAFPAPPAPSNTPKQTPDATPMPLVCDGPHQASNSPVEIPHVPPPPPQLPNSTAPTGTGTAPCGNPAQCAPQFYSMNRTVQPPQNAHVGGSLPYRRPSSVTGQPNMAPNQNQLNGGPHFAQNQVSDVPPPPPLADEPVFEEPTPPPPPPEDYEDDEDEEEESAVVEYSDPYAEEDPPWAPHTYQEKVVAIYDYCRDKEDELSFQEGAIIYVIKKNDDGWYEGVMNGTTGLFPGNYVESIMHYAD
- the LOC133646589 gene encoding abl interactor 2-like isoform X2, whose amino-acid sequence is MAELQMLLEEEIPAGRSALLDSFTNLERVAEYCENNYVQSPDKQRALEETKNYTTQSLASVAYLINTLANNVLQMLDIQASQLRRMESSINHISQTVDIHKEKVARREIGILTTNKNTSRTHKIIAPANPERPVRYIRKPVDYSMLDDMGHGVKWLQRFKASSQSMKAGGGGLPRTNPPTQKPPSPPVSGKGTLGRHSPYRTLEPVRPPVVPNDYVSSPTRNMAHPLQSPARNASVNQRNRTYSGSSGGSHPSSSRSSSRENSGSGSVGVPIAVPTPAPPTAFPAPPAPSNTPKQTPDATPMPLVCDGPHQASNSPVEIPHVPPPPPQLPNSTAPTGTGTAPCGNPAQCAPQFYSMNRTVQPPQNAHVGGSLPYRRPSSVTGQPNMAPNQNQLNGGPHFAQNQGPLAPPPPSMQITPQLPLMGFVARVQETISDVPPPPPLADEPVFEEPTPPPPPPEDYEDDEDEEEESAVVEYSDPYAEEDPPWAPHTYQEKVVAIYDYCRDKEDELSFQEGAIIYVIKKNDDGWYEGVMNGTTGLFPGNYVESIMHYAD
- the LOC133646589 gene encoding abl interactor 2-like isoform X6, with translation MAELQMLLEEEIPAGRSALLDSFTNLERVAEYCENNYVQSPDKQRALEETKNYTTQSLASVAYLINTLANNVLQMLDIQASQLRRMESSINHISQTVDIHKEKVARREIGILTTNKNTSRTHKIIAPANPERPVRYIRKPVDYSMLDDMGHGVKWLQRFKASSQSMKAGGGGLPRTNPPTQKPPSPPVSGKGTLGSGSSGGSHPSSSRSSSRENSGSGSVGVPIAVPTPAPPTAFPAPPAPSNTPKQTPDATPMPLVCDGPHQASNSPVEIPHVPPPPPQLPNSTAPTGTGTAPCGNPAQCAPQFYSMNRTVQPPQNAHVGGSLPYRRPSSVTGQPNMAPNQNQLNGGPHFAQNQGPLAPPPPSMQITPQLPLMGFVARVQETISDVPPPPPLADEPVFEEPTPPPPPPEDYEDDEDEEEESAVVEYSDPYAEEDPPWAPHTYQEKVVAIYDYCRDKEDELSFQEGAIIYVIKKNDDGWYEGVMNGTTGLFPGNYVESIMHYAD
- the LOC133646589 gene encoding abl interactor 2-like isoform X1, whose amino-acid sequence is MAELQMLLEEEIPAGRSALLDSFTNLERVAEYCENNYVQSPDKQRALEETKNYTTQSLASVAYLINTLANNVLQMLDIQASQLRRMESSINHISQTVDIHKEKVARREIGILTTNKNTSRTHKIIAPANPERPVRYIRKPVDYSMLDDMGHGVKWLQRFKASSQSMKAGGGGLPRTNPPTQKPPSPPVSGKGTLGRHSPYRTLEPVRPPVVPNDYVSSPTRNMAHPLQSPARNASVNQRNRTYSSGSSGGSHPSSSRSSSRENSGSGSVGVPIAVPTPAPPTAFPAPPAPSNTPKQTPDATPMPLVCDGPHQASNSPVEIPHVPPPPPQLPNSTAPTGTGTAPCGNPAQCAPQFYSMNRTVQPPQNAHVGGSLPYRRPSSVTGQPNMAPNQNQLNGGPHFAQNQGPLAPPPPSMQITPQLPLMGFVARVQETISDVPPPPPLADEPVFEEPTPPPPPPEDYEDDEDEEEESAVVEYSDPYAEEDPPWAPHTYQEKVVAIYDYCRDKEDELSFQEGAIIYVIKKNDDGWYEGVMNGTTGLFPGNYVESIMHYAD
- the LOC133646589 gene encoding abl interactor 2-like isoform X11 — its product is MAELQMLLEEEIPAGRSALLDSFTNLERVAEYCENNYVQSPDKQRALEETKNYTTQSLASVAYLINTLANNVLQMLDIQASQLRRMESSINHISQTVDIHKEKVARREIGILTTNKNTSRTHKIIAPANPERPVRYIRKPVDYSMLDDMGHGVKASSQSMKAGGGGLPRTNPPTQKPPSPPVSGKGTLGRHSPYRTLEPVRPPVVPNDYVSSPTRNMAHPLQSPARNASVNQRNRTYSSGSSGGSHPSSSRSSSRENSGSGSVGVPIAVPTPAPPTAFPGAPQFYSMNRTVQPPQNAHVGGSLPYRRPSSVTGQPNMAPNQNQLNGGPHFAQNQVSDVPPPPPLADEPVFEEPTPPPPPPEDYEDDEDEEEESAVVEYSDPYAEEDPPWAPHTYQEKVVAIYDYCRDKEDELSFQEGAIIYVIKKNDDGWYEGVMNGTTGLFPGNYVESIMHYAD